A single Triticum dicoccoides isolate Atlit2015 ecotype Zavitan chromosome 2A, WEW_v2.0, whole genome shotgun sequence DNA region contains:
- the LOC119356392 gene encoding uncharacterized protein LOC119356392 isoform X9, whose translation MERIDALKARRGKLADDPCLRRLRNRRLIVSLYLQGFQPAHDWMLRETDLFMSGRHLQQLVACGQWRQALDYIRRFLPPAIGGVEARTLSLFLHAFWAVDNAAACSMGAPVTTAVYSHDVRILTTMCASNVKLSSILNKIHHSPKFRASLDWKLVREKASLIADDLALDSPELRRRLLLPRDLLPIGPCHRRHHLKKQALRPASSAIAKWYLNRKKSLPSLTPVIGLNSEGQNRVVDLIEACLKAGTVVELDQGHLLQSSAMAGAFITPFSQTMFGTTGPTKISETSFVTNAGAPTFTGLPNYLCDSVSRPAKIPWIISSTNAGAFSTPSSQTMLHTTGSTKNIETSSVTSAGAPTFTGLPNYLHWNPSVANSGDSVSQPAKIKIPWIISATNAGSFSTPSSQTMLDTTGSTKNIETSSVTSAGAPTFTGLPNYLHWNPSVTNSGDSVS comes from the exons ATGGAGCGGATCGACGCCCTGAAGGCCCGCAGGGGCAAGCTCGCCGACGATCCCTGCCTGAGGCGGCTCCGTAACCGGCGGCTCATCGTCTCCCTCTATCTCCAGGGATTCCAGCCCGCCCACGACTG GATGCTCCGCGAGACGGATTTGTTCATGAGCGGCCGGCATCTGCAGCAGCTGGTGGCCTGCGGCCAGTGGAGGCAAGCCCTCGACTACATCCGGCGCTTCCTGCCGCCGGCCATAGGGGGCGTCGAGGCCCGCACCCTCTCTCTCTTCCTCCACGCCTTCTGGGCCGTGGACAACGCCGCCGCCTGCTCGATGGGCGCCCCCGTCACCACCGCCGTGTACAGCCACGACGTCCGCATCCTGACCACCATGTGCGCTAGCAACGTCAAGCTCTCTTCCATCCTCAACAAGATACACCACTCGCCCAAATTCAG GGCATCCCTGGACTGGAAACTGGTAAGGGAGAAGGCATCGCTGATTGCTGATGATTTGGCGCTTGATTCTCCAGAGTTGAGACGCAGGTTGCTACTGCCCCGCGACTTGCTTCCCATCGG TCCCTGTCATCGAAGGCACCACTTGAAGAAACAAGCCCTGCGGCCAGCATCATCTGCTATTGCCAAGTGGTATCTCAACAGGAAGAAGAG cCTGCCTTCTTTAACCCCAGTTATCG GTTTGAACTCTGAGGGACAAAACCGGGTGGTGGATCTTATTG AGGCGTGTTTAAAAGCTGGTACAGTTGTGGAGCTCGATCAAGGGCACCTACTTCAGTCAAGTGCGATGGCAG GTGCTTTTATTACTCCATTCTCACAGACCATGTTTGGTACGACAGGTCCTACTAAAATCAGTGAAACTTCATTCGTGACAAATGCAG GTGCTCCAACTTTCACAGGTCTGCCTAATTATCTCT GTGATTCAGTCTCACGGCCTGCTAAAATCCCTTGGATCATATCTTCCACAAATGCAG GTGCCTTTAGCACTCCATCTTCGCAGACAATGCTTCATACGACAGGTTCAACTAAAAACATTGAGACTTCATCAGTGACAAGTGCAG GTGCTCCAACTTTCACAGGTTTGCCTAATTATCTTCATTGGAACCCATCAGTTGCAAATTcag GTGATTCAGTCTCACAGCCTGCTAAAATTAAAATCCCTTGGATCATATCTGCCACAAATGCAG GATCTTTTAGTACTCCATCCTCACAGACCATGCTTGATACGACAGGTTCTACTAAAAACATCGAGACTTCATCAGTGACAAGTGCCG GTGCTCCAACTTTCACAGGTTTGCCTAATTATCTTCATTGGAACCCATCAGTTACAAATTcag GTGATTCAGTCTCATAG